The Acidobacteriota bacterium nucleotide sequence TTCAACGCCGAGGTGGTGCTCCTCGACATCATCCTGGGCCCGAAGTGGGTGGCCGCCGTCCCGCTGCTCAAGATCCTCTGCTTCTTGCCCCTCGCCGACCCTTTCACTCGCCTCGGCGGCGAGGTCCTCAAGGTGCGCGAGGAGGACCGCACCTGGCTGGTGATCGTAATCGCCAATATGACTTCCCTGCTGGTCTTCGGCGTGCTGCTGGCACGCCCCTTCGGCGTCGCCGGCATGGCCTGGGCCAACTACCTGCTGCTCGGCAACCTGCTGATGGCCTGGCGCATGGCGAGCTTCTGCGGCCCCGCTTTCTGGCGCCTGCTGCGGGACCTGGCCTTCGTCTACCTGCTGCCCTTGCCCCTGTTCCTGTTGACGGCGGCGGTTTTCCCGGCCGCCTCCTGGAGCCGCTTCGCCGCCTCCATTGCGGCCTCGGCTCTGGTGGCGGCGGCCTTCCTCCACCGCTTCGAGGGTCCGGTCAAGGACTTCTTCTTCCGCCCCTCGGCGGCCGCCGAGGGGGACCGCCGATGACCCTGCGCATCGCCTTCGTGATGTCCGGCCTGGGAATCGTCGAGCGCGGCGCCGAAGCCTTTGTCGTCGAGCTCGCCGAGGCCCTGCGGGAACGCGGCGTCGCGGTCACCACCTTCGGCCGCGGCACGCCGCCGGTGCCGGACCGCCAGCTGTGGGCCGTGCCGCGGGACGCTCCCTGGCTGACGCGCCTCTATCGCTTCCGCTGGCTGCGCAAGGTCCTCGACACCCTCTGGCTCGACCCCCTCAACGTCGAGTGGGCAACTGCCTCCTGGAGCGCCCAGGGGCCTTTGCGGCGCGGCGACTTCGACGTCCTGGTGATGGAAGGGGGACTGATCGGCGCCGCCATCGCCCGCCGGCTGCGCCGCCGCCGGGGCACCGCTTTCGTCGACATCGCCCACGGCAACAGTCCGAAATGGGAGCGCGCCTTCGCACGCCAGGGGCCGGACCGCGTGGTCGCCTTCACCGGCGCCGCCGCCGAGATGATCGCCGCCGGCGCGCCGCAGGCCGCCATCGAGGTGATTCCCCACGGCGTCGACCTCGACCGCTTCCACCCCGGCGCTCCGCCGGCACCGTGCGAGCTACCCGCGCCGGTGGTGATGACCGCCGGCGCCCTCGACGACCACAAGCGCATCGACCGCGCCATCGCCGCCGTCGCCGAGCTCCACCGGCGCGGCCGCCGGACCAGCCTGCTGGTCCTCGGCCGGGGCCCCCTCGCCGAACCTCTCGATGAGCTCGCCCATCGCCTTCTCGGCCGCCAGCACTACCGGCGCCTCGCCGTGCCGCGCGCCGAGATGCCCGGCTGGTTCACCGTCGCCGACGTGCTCACCCTGCCGTCGATCAGCGAGGCCTTTGGGCTCGCCTATCTCGAGGCCCTCGCCTGCGGCCTGCCCTGCGTCGCTCCCGACGATGCGGTGCGCCGGGAGGTCCTCGGCGAGGTCGGTCTCTATGCCGACCCGGAAGACACGGCGGCCTATGCCGACGCCTTGGCGGCGGCCCTCGATCGCGATTGGCAGAACCTGCCGCGGCAACGCGCCGAAGCCTTCTCGGCGCAAGCCACCATCGACGCCTACCAGCGCCTGTTCGAGACCCTGGCGGCGGAGCGACGCTCCGGGAGCCCACCGTGAAGACCGCCTTGCCGCCGGTGTGGATGTACCACCACGTCGAGCCGCCACCGCTGACGCCGCCGGCCACCTTCCCGGGCAGTTACCTGACCCCCGAGGAGTTGGCGCGCCAGCTCGACTTTCTCGCCGACCGCGGCCTGCGCGGGGTCAGCCTGCGGCAGGCCGCCGGCGAGCCGAAAAACCGCCGTCAGGTCGCCCTCACCTTCGATGACGGCTGCCGCTGCTTCGCCCGCCATGCCCTGCCGCTGCTGCGCGCCCGCGCCATGAGCGCCACCCTGTTCGTGGTCTCCGGCTCCCTCGGCGGCGACAACCACTGGGACCGCGCGGCCGGCGAGCGGCGCGAAGAGCTCGCCGACGGCGACACCCTGCGCCGCCTGGCAGCGGCCGGCATCGAGATTGGCGCCCACAGCCGCAGCCACCCCCGCCTCGACCAGCTGCCGGCCGCCGACCTCCAGGCGGAAATCGCCGGCTGCCGCCGCGATCTCGAGACCCTCCTCGGCGAGCCGGTCGAGTCCTTTTGCTACCCTTACGGCCGTCTCGATCCCGCCAGCCGCGCCGCCGTCGCCGCGGCCGGTTTCACCAGCGCCGTTTCGATCCACGGATTCCCCCACGCCCATCGCCGTGATCGCCTCGCCTTTCCACGCATGATCCTGGGACCCACCGAATCGAGCTTCGACCTCTGGCTGAAGGCCCGCGGCGCCTACTCCTGGTGGAGCCGCTTGCCGCGCCTCGGGATCACCGCCGCCCTGCGACGCTGGAGGCGGCGATGACCTGGTGGCCGC carries:
- a CDS encoding glycosyltransferase codes for the protein MTLRIAFVMSGLGIVERGAEAFVVELAEALRERGVAVTTFGRGTPPVPDRQLWAVPRDAPWLTRLYRFRWLRKVLDTLWLDPLNVEWATASWSAQGPLRRGDFDVLVMEGGLIGAAIARRLRRRRGTAFVDIAHGNSPKWERAFARQGPDRVVAFTGAAAEMIAAGAPQAAIEVIPHGVDLDRFHPGAPPAPCELPAPVVMTAGALDDHKRIDRAIAAVAELHRRGRRTSLLVLGRGPLAEPLDELAHRLLGRQHYRRLAVPRAEMPGWFTVADVLTLPSISEAFGLAYLEALACGLPCVAPDDAVRREVLGEVGLYADPEDTAAYADALAAALDRDWQNLPRQRAEAFSAQATIDAYQRLFETLAAERRSGSPP
- a CDS encoding polysaccharide deacetylase family protein, with the translated sequence MKTALPPVWMYHHVEPPPLTPPATFPGSYLTPEELARQLDFLADRGLRGVSLRQAAGEPKNRRQVALTFDDGCRCFARHALPLLRARAMSATLFVVSGSLGGDNHWDRAAGERREELADGDTLRRLAAAGIEIGAHSRSHPRLDQLPAADLQAEIAGCRRDLETLLGEPVESFCYPYGRLDPASRAAVAAAGFTSAVSIHGFPHAHRRDRLAFPRMILGPTESSFDLWLKARGAYSWWSRLPRLGITAALRRWRRR